The following coding sequences lie in one Stigmatopora nigra isolate UIUO_SnigA chromosome 4, RoL_Snig_1.1, whole genome shotgun sequence genomic window:
- the plat gene encoding tissue-type plasminogen activator gives MASRAELQRSKRGTRFYLVRCVDDVTSAVRSYGDTWLRWRAQRVEFCRCALRGRELCYTVPVINCYISQCYNGGTCKEALYSSDYICQCPPGFSGSQCEINTKEKCVVGNGDAYRGTWSISKSGAGCINWNATALRGKKFTARKMDASSLGLGNHNFCRNPSQDSAPWCYTYKGTQINWEFCSLPKCEDDKYEECVRGIGLTYRGTKSVTKSGAHCLPWDSPAVTHKNNNAWRSDAAELGLGSHGYCRNPDGDEGPWCHTYKNLQLTWELCDVPKCTTRLSSRPAITAMGPRGPTTTNDNRGSCGQRLDNTLNRPAFRMFGGRGSDITEQPWQAAINVYQPRLRKHFHRCGGILIDSCWVLSAAHCFGALDKPSRLQVILGRTFRKENASSEQIFNIDKYWIHEKFNNETFDNDIALLKLKSDIGMCAINSPEVLPVCLPESGLVLGDWTECEISGYGKDSEFSAHYSERVKRGFVRLWPRERCVPDVLSGRPVTPNMLCAGDTRGLDDACKGDSGGPLVCRNNDKMTLMGVISWGDGCGQRDKPGVYTRVTRYVNWIQGKMADNAV, from the exons ATGGCATCCAGG GCCGAGCTGCAACGCTCCAAGAGAGGAACTCGCTTCTACCTAG TACGTTGTGTGGATGATGTGACATCGGCCGTGCGTAGTTATGGGGACACTTGGCTGCGGTGGAGGGCACAGCGTGTGGAGTTTTGCCGTTGTGCGTTAAGAGGACGAGAACTTTGTTACACTGTGCCTGTTATCA ACTGCTACATTTCTCAATGCTACAATGGAGGGACGTGCAAGGAGGCTTTGTACTCTTCAGACTACATTTGCCAGTGCCCTCCAGGTTTCAGTGGCTCCCAGTGTGAAATTA ACACCAAAGAAAAGTGCGTTGTAGGAAACGGGGACGCCTATCGTGGCACGTGGAGTATCAGCAAGTCGGGAGCAGGGTGCATCAACTGGAATGCCACGGCGCTCAGGGGAAAGAAGTTCACTGCCAGAAAAATGGACGCCAGCAGCCTTGGACTGGGCAATCATAACTTTTGCAG AAACCCTTCCCAAGACAGTGCTCCTTGGTGTTACACTTACAAAGGCACTCAAATCAACTGGGAGTTCTGTTCCCTGCCCAAGTGTGAAGATG ATAAATACGAAGAATGCGTGAGAGGGATTGGTCTGACCTACCGGGGGACCAAGTCCGTCACTAAGAGTGGCGCCCACTGTCTCCCGTGGGACTCCCCGGCCGTCACGCACAAGAATAACAACGCGTGGCGTTCCGACGCTGCCGAATTGGGCCTGGGCAGCCATGGCTACTGCAG GAATCCTGATGGCGATGAAGGCCCGTGGTGTCACACCTACAAGAACCTGCAGTTAACCTGGGAACTATGTGATGTACCTAAATGCA CGACACGTCTAAGTTCCCGTCCAGCCATCACCGCCATGGGCCCTCGAGGCCCCACGACCACCAATGACAACCGAG GGTCATGCGGCCAACGTTTGGACAACACCCTGAACCGGCCAGCTTTCCGCATGTTCGGAGGACGGGGGAGCGACATTACGGAGCAGCCCTGGCAAGCCGCCATCAATGTTTATCAGCCTCGTCTGCGCAAACACTTTCACCGCTGTGGAGGGATTCTCATCGACTCCTGTTGGGTCCTGTCTGCCGCACACTGTTTCGGAGCCTT GGATAAGCCCTCAAGGTTGCAGGTCATTCTGGGCAGGACGTTTCGCAAAGAGAATGCAAGCAGTGAGCAGATTTTCAACATTGACAAGTACTGGATCCATGAGAAGTTTAACAATGAGACGTTTGACAATGACATAG CTCTGTTGAAGCTCAAATCAGACATTGGCATGTGTGCCATCAACTCTCCAGAGGTTCTCCCTGTGTGTCTTCCCGAATCGGGCCTTGTCCTGGGTGACTGGACCGAATGTGAAATCTCGGGCTACGGGAAAGACTCAGAAT TTTCTGCTCATTATTCTGAGCGTGTCAAGAGGGGTTTTGTTCGCCTGTGGCCCAGAGAGCGTTGTGTCCCCGATGTGCTATCTGGGCGTCCGGTCACTCCCAACATGCTGTGCGCTGGAGACACCAGAGGCCTGGATGATGCCTGCAAG GGAGACTCTGGTGGGCCTCTGGTCTGCCGCAACAATGACAAAATGACACTAATGGGTGTCATCAGCTGGGGTGACGGGTGCGGGCAGAGAGATAAGCCTGGCGTGTACACGCGTGTCACCCGTTACGTCAACTGGATCCAAGGCAAAATGGCGGACAATGCGGTCTGA
- the LOC144195576 gene encoding SH2 domain-containing protein 6 isoform X2, with amino-acid sequence MKMSLFGKFKKMGPPAPPRRTEFTDDLRWKGHAGWQEDEEDEGDMYEVPPCERPAVNVPLRQVEENLYIERNSSISVHATAPRPTVKTQRSQQHAKEFTAKKHVYLEPNEEPGEDDDLYLEPAAACPPDPPDPMRMFSPTKISPSPPPIMKPPVPRGNSTSFLSSLTDLKTSFSHLTSSSHGKVSVPLLDARPVTSKLPSMTAGFKSPLSNTLKASMPRHAKPHMLDTKNARRIANQSENEDKEWFAGDCNRKSAEDLLLGANKDGTFLIRHSSAQNAQQPFTLAVLYQQRVYNIPVRFLKETQGFALGKEGKKSEEVFTSLDEMVMHHKKKQLYLIDSKSQAKHAVYLAHAARC; translated from the exons ATGAAAATG AGCCTCTTTGgaaaattcaagaaaat GGGCCCGCCGGCGCCACCGCGACGGACAG AATTCACTGATGACTTAAGATGGAAAGGACATGCAGGT TGGCAGGAAGACGAGGAGGATGAGGGTGACATGTATGAAGTGCCACCATGTGAACGTCCAGCTGTCAACGTGCCACTGAGACAAGTGGAAGAGAATCTTTATATTG AACGAAATTCCAGTATTTCTGTCCATGCGACTGCACCGAGACCGACTGTAAAAACTCAG AGATCTCAACAACATGCAAAGGAATTTACCGCCAAGAAAC ATGTGTATCTAGAGCCAAACGAAGAACCG GGGGAGGACGACGACCTGTATTTAGAACCAGCAGCTG CTTGCCCTCCGGACCCCCCAGACCCCATGAGAATGTTTTCACCCACTAAGATATCTCCCTCACCTCCCCCCAT AATGAAGCCTCCGGTTCCCAGAGGGAATTCT ACTTCCTTTCTGTCCTCCTTGACagatttaaaaacaagtttttctcATTTAACATCTTCAAGCCATGGAAAAG TTTCAGTTCCACTCCTTGATGCAAGGCCTGTCACCTCCAAGTTACCTTCAATGACAGCAGGGTTTAAGTCCCCTTTGTCAAACACTCTAAAGGCGTCTATGCCCAG GCATGCAAAGCCTCACATGCTGGATACTAAGAATGCAA GGCGAATAGCTAACCAATCCGAGAATGAG GATAAAGAATGGTTTGCTGGTGATTGCAACAGAAAATCAGCAGAGGATCTTTTGCTGGGAGCCAATaag GACGGCACCTTTCTCATCCGACATAGCTCCGCCCAGAATGCCCAACAGCCATTTACGCTCGCTGTCCTCTACCAACAGAGAGTTTACAACATTCCGGTGCGCTTCCTGAAAGAGACGCAAGGCTTTGCACTGGGAAAGGAGGGCAAGAAAAGTGAAGAG GTTTTCACCAGCCTAGATGAGATGGTGATGCACCACAAGAAGAAGCAGCTTTATCTGATTGACAGCAAGAGCCAGGCTAAGCATGCTGTTTACTTAGCTCACGCTGCACGCTGTTAG
- the LOC144195576 gene encoding uncharacterized protein LOC144195576 isoform X1: MKMSLFGKFKKMGPPAPPRRTEFTDDLRWKGHAGWQEDEEDEGDMYEVPPCERPAVNVPLRQVEENLYIERNSSISVHATAPRPTVKTQRSQQHAKEFTAKKPPEVDRNEKPGRKKMASLPAGFFMTTVEEDVYLEPNEEPGEDDDLYLEPAAACPPDPPDPMRMFSPTKISPSPPPIMKPPVPRGNSTSFLSSLTDLKTSFSHLTSSSHGKVSVPLLDARPVTSKLPSMTAGFKSPLSNTLKASMPRHAKPHMLDTKNARRIANQSENEDKEWFAGDCNRKSAEDLLLGANKDGTFLIRHSSAQNAQQPFTLAVLYQQRVYNIPVRFLKETQGFALGKEGKKSEEVFTSLDEMVMHHKKKQLYLIDSKSQAKHAVYLAHAARC, from the exons ATGAAAATG AGCCTCTTTGgaaaattcaagaaaat GGGCCCGCCGGCGCCACCGCGACGGACAG AATTCACTGATGACTTAAGATGGAAAGGACATGCAGGT TGGCAGGAAGACGAGGAGGATGAGGGTGACATGTATGAAGTGCCACCATGTGAACGTCCAGCTGTCAACGTGCCACTGAGACAAGTGGAAGAGAATCTTTATATTG AACGAAATTCCAGTATTTCTGTCCATGCGACTGCACCGAGACCGACTGTAAAAACTCAG AGATCTCAACAACATGCAAAGGAATTTACCGCCAAGAAAC CACCTGAGGTGGACAGGAACGAGAAGCCTGGCAGGAAAAAGATGGCGTCCCTTCCTGCTGGATTTTTCATGACTACTGTGGAGGaag ATGTGTATCTAGAGCCAAACGAAGAACCG GGGGAGGACGACGACCTGTATTTAGAACCAGCAGCTG CTTGCCCTCCGGACCCCCCAGACCCCATGAGAATGTTTTCACCCACTAAGATATCTCCCTCACCTCCCCCCAT AATGAAGCCTCCGGTTCCCAGAGGGAATTCT ACTTCCTTTCTGTCCTCCTTGACagatttaaaaacaagtttttctcATTTAACATCTTCAAGCCATGGAAAAG TTTCAGTTCCACTCCTTGATGCAAGGCCTGTCACCTCCAAGTTACCTTCAATGACAGCAGGGTTTAAGTCCCCTTTGTCAAACACTCTAAAGGCGTCTATGCCCAG GCATGCAAAGCCTCACATGCTGGATACTAAGAATGCAA GGCGAATAGCTAACCAATCCGAGAATGAG GATAAAGAATGGTTTGCTGGTGATTGCAACAGAAAATCAGCAGAGGATCTTTTGCTGGGAGCCAATaag GACGGCACCTTTCTCATCCGACATAGCTCCGCCCAGAATGCCCAACAGCCATTTACGCTCGCTGTCCTCTACCAACAGAGAGTTTACAACATTCCGGTGCGCTTCCTGAAAGAGACGCAAGGCTTTGCACTGGGAAAGGAGGGCAAGAAAAGTGAAGAG GTTTTCACCAGCCTAGATGAGATGGTGATGCACCACAAGAAGAAGCAGCTTTATCTGATTGACAGCAAGAGCCAGGCTAAGCATGCTGTTTACTTAGCTCACGCTGCACGCTGTTAG